In Virgibacillus siamensis, the genomic stretch AAATGGAAGTCGGTGAGACGGTAAAAATCGGTTACTACACACAGGGTGATGAAGAACTTGATCCTGATTCCATGGTAGTGGATTACATCAAGGAAGTTGCTGAAGTCATTCACACGAAAAACGGTGAAACGATAACAGCTGAACAAATGCTTGAACGGTTTTTATTCCCGCGTTCGGAGCAGCGGACCTACATCGGCAGGCTTTCCGGCGGGGAAAAGAGACGGCTTTATTTATTGAAAGTCCTAATGCGCGAGCCGAACGTGCTGTTTTTGGATGAACCGACCAATGATTTGGACACGCAAACATTGAGTGTCCTGGAAGAGTACCTTGACCAGTTTCCAGGGGTTGTTATTACAGTTTCCCACGACAGGTATTTCCTGGATCGGGTCATTGACCATTTGCTTGTTTTCAAAAACAACGATAAGATCAAGCATTTTTACGGTAACTACAGTGAATATCTGGAACAGGAAGTCAAACAGGATACCGTGAAGAAAAAAGCGCCGGTTAATGAAAAAACAACAAAATCTTCCCACCGTAAAAAAATGTCATACCGTGATAAAAAGGAATGGGAGACCATTGAGGATGACATAACGGCGCTTGAAACAGAACTGGAAGCATTGCAGGGAAGGATTGAACAGGCTGGAAGTGATCTGGAAAAAGTGCAGGATTACTATACCGAGCAGGAACAGCTTGAAGAAAAACTGGAACAGAAATTGGAACGCTGGGAAGAGCTTTCCGAACTTGCCGAAAGCCTGCGTGGTGAATAAAAAACGTCCTGGAAGGTATAACCCTCCAGGACGTTTTCAGTTATTTCGTCAATCCTTTTATTTCGATTGTCTCGACGATTCCTGTCCCATTCTCACGGACGAGCGCCTCAAATGTTACTTTATCACCGGATTGCAGGAATAGTGCAAGCGGTTCTTTTCCGGCATTAATTGTATAAATGGTCTGGTCATTTTTTAGAATGAATTGGATGACCTGACCGGTTTTTTGGGTGGATGTTACAAGTACACGATTGACGGTTCCTTTTATTTTTTCCAGATTCGATTCACCGCTGGATTCTACATTTCCCGGATCCTGTACAAGCTGTAGACGGTATGCTTCCAGTGTTTCTTTTGCTGTATCTCCAAACACAACAAAGTCAGCATCTCCTGCTTTGATATAGGCGTATTTTTTAAACAGGCCATTCGGGTCAAGTACGTTTACGACCCAGGTTGGATTGCCGTCAATGTTGTACAGTACCGGCATGGAACCTTTCCAGTTCTTTTCCGGGAATTCTTTGTTCACAATTTCCTTTGCACCTTTGCTGTCCATAATTCCGTTGTTTTTCTTGCCGTTATAATACGTCAGCTCCCCGGTGCGGGCGTTGATCATTGTGTATCCGAGTGCTGAATCAATGTTTTCTTTTGGTGATGCCATGTCGGTAAAGTAGTACATATCCCCATTATCATCAAAAATAGGAGTTACACTGCTCTCCGTACCAGATTCATTTGGTATTTTTACATCTTCTTTTCCGAATAGGGAATTGAGCCAGCCGTGCACATATTTTCCAAAGTACTCGTTTTCAGCAGTTGCCATCTCCGAACTGACTGAGCCGTTAATAAATTCGGGTGCATTCTCGGTTTTATATTTGCTGACTTCGCCTGTGACCGGATCAACAACAGCTGCATAAAGATCGCTCATGTCCGGTTTGTTAGTTACTCCAATTGGCTGGTATAACGTTTGAACATACCATGGTTTTCCGTTTTCATCCACTTCAATTTGCGGATCGCCGCTTTGAATATATGTTGGATATGCATTATAAATGGTACGCTGGACATTATCGTTGAAGTAGCTGGAACTGGTATATTTCATCTTGCTTTTGACAAATTCCGGCTGCGCATTAATATTCGTTGCGGATATCGTGAAATAGCCTTCTGTTTCCTTTCCGCGAAAATATTTCCAGAAGCCGGTGAATTCAACCGGCGCAACAAAAACAACCTCATCATTTATCTTCTGCACCTGCAGTTTTCCCAGGTCATAATATTGCGTGTTGGGAACGACACTCATCGATTTTTGCATTTTATTCCGGGCAAATTCCGGTGATACAACAATTGGTGTTGTATCTTTATCCAATGGCTTTGCCTCTTCAACATCTTTCTTAGCAATGGATTCATAGGTGTTATCCAGTGACAGGATCCCCATTATAAAAATTCCCGGTACAGCAATAACTGCCAATAAGATTAAAAACCCTCCAGCAGCCTCATAGGTGCCGCGGACCTTCTTTTGAAATTTGGTGGCGGTCATTCCGTACAATAAAAAGGTTCCAATGGCGGCCATTACAATATTTGCGATCACCATATTCGGGATTGTGATCGGCAGCAGAATAATATAGTTGAGGATACCCCCAATGATAAAAAGGACAATAAAAATAAGCCCTGCTATTTTTGAAGTACGGCTTTTTGCTGTTTTACTGCTGGCAATGATAATGCCGGCAAAAACAGCATACAAAATGAACGATAGGATGGTTGTAAGTAAAATTCCTGTCATGCTTTCAGCTCCTAAGATATGATATGTTACATGTATACATACGTTTAAAGATGGAAATTGGTTTCAGGAATGGGAGAGGTTTTTTTGAAGAACATATATAGTGACATCGTACAGTTCAGAGGATCACACTATGATTTTGGGTATTTGCAGGGGGAATTATTAAAAGATTCCTTTACGATACAAAACCGCAAGAAACAATGGCGCATCAGAAGGCCGCGCTTTACCATTGACCAGAGGGAAGCAAAAGATGCTATCACCAGGGTATCACCGGGTGTTTGGGATGAACTTACAGGTATCGGTGATGCGCTGGAATGGGACATGGATGCAGTACTCCAGGATTTCGGCGGTTACCGTTTGGAATACGTACGGAGCGGTTGTTCCATACTGACGGGAAATGATTATATGGTCCGGAACTATGATTATCACCCAAAAACATATGAAGGACGGTATACATTTTTCCAGCCCAGTGATCAGGGTTACGCCGTTATCGGGCCATCACAACGGATAACCGGCCGAATGGATGGAATGAATGAAAAAGGCTTAGCCCTGGGATATAACTTCATGCACCGGAAAAAGCCCGGCGATGGATTTATCTGTAATATGATTGGAAGACTTGTACTGGAAACATGCGCGGATGTTGGGGAAGCTGTTTCATTGCTTAAGGAAATCCCCCATCGGCATTCTTTCAGCTATATTTTGCTGGACCGTGATGAAGAAACGTATGTTGTTGAAGCGACGCCGCGTGGGGTAATGGTCCGGCAATCAAACGTTTGTACAAATCATTTTGAACTGATGCAAGATGAGAACCGTCACCATTTGACCGATTCGTATAAGCGGCTGGATGCTATGGAGAAGCAGCGGCACTATGTGACAGAGGCATATCAGGCGTTTCGTTTGCTGAATGACACGGACAAAGGGGTTTTTTCCGACCAGTACAAAAATTGGTCCGGAACGATTCACACAGCAGCTTATTTGCCAAAACAGCAAAAAGCCTGGTTTGCACTTGGCGGAGACCGGGATCCCGTCATTTTTGACTTTGGGGCATGGCTGCGCGGCGAACAGGTTTACACAAAGCGAATAATAGGTGAGGTGGATACGGAATTGCCCTTTGTCCACATGGATAAAAATGTGCGATAAGCGTAATAGTAGCAGTATCCAGCGAACAAACGATTATGTCATAAGGTAAATTCGCATCGCCATTTCAATTGTCAGGTTTTATCATTTCTACGAAGACTATCAGAAGTGGTAAAATAGTAATGTTGAGGTTTTTTTGGAAAGGTGGCAGTAACATGTCAGGTTTTGAATTTTCTGCGGAAGCAATATTTGCCTTATTGAATATTATTGCGATTGATATTGTATTATCCGGCGACAATGCGGTTGTCATTGCGATGGCAACACGGGCATTACCGAAACACCAGCGGAATAAAGCGATACTTATCGGTACCGGCGGGGCGGTATTATTACGAATCATATTTGCGATTATCATTGTATATCTGCTGCAAGTTCCACTTGTTCATTTGATAGGTGGTCTGTTGCTCATTTATATTGCTGTTAATCTGCTCGTGGACGATGAGGAGGATACAGAAATAAAATCATCCGGAACCATTCTAAAAGCCGTCGGAACCATAATTATGGCCGATGCGGTCATGAGTCTTGATAATGTGGTGGCGATTGCCGGTGCAGCAAACGGGCATATCGGAATGATTGCAATTGGGGTTGCGGTCAGTATCCCGATCATGATTTTCGGGTCCAAGCTGATTGTCAGGCTAATGGACAAGCATGCCTGGATTGCTTATATAGGTGCTGGTATTCTTGCTTGGACAGCAGGCAGTATGATTGTTGAGGACAGATTCGTGCTGGATTGGCTAAACCTTCATCAAGGACTTGTAACATATTTATGTACTGCACTCATAACAGCTGCAGTGCTGTTGACCGGCTTTTTCAAAAACAGAACAGCATAAAATTTTCTTTCGGTAAAAATTTAAAGATTTACTCTGTTCCATGTTTAAAGTCCATGGTAATATGGGAAAATAAGAGTGACCTAATATATATGTAATTGGGAGGAAGTCAATTATGAAGCTGTTTCAAGTACGAAAAGGACAGTTTGTTTACTACAAAAATGAACTGCACAAAGTTTATTCCGTTAAACCAATGTTCAGACAGTCCGTCCATTTATATCGTTTGAAGGATATGAAGCAGATTTTAACAAGAGCAAGCGAAATTACGCTTTATCGCCCAAAACATAATGATACATTTATTTTTTACGGAAAACGATATACCATAGACAAGGACACAAAGCCTGAAAAAGGGAATTACATTTTAATTATCAAACCAACCCCTGATTTTCTGGATCATTATTCATTGAACGATATTGAAAAAGTGGATAATGTGGAAGATGGCAATGTTGTAACAACAAGAGACAACGGGGTTAAGCACAGTGAATATGTTGTCATGGTTCCCGGCAAGGCGGATGGAAGCAACGAGATTGCATACTTTGATAAAAATCTGGTATCCGAAGAACAGCTGCTGGCGGACGAATCGCCACAGAACATGGATGACAACGATGAACTGAAACCGCTCGTTGGAGACATTTATTTGGATTTGCAAAACAAGACCAAATCCATGATTATCGCAATGACCAGAGAAGAAATCATTTTTGGACATGGTGTCCGTGTTCATGTAAGTGAATTAATGGATGAAACTAAATTCTCAGCCGTATACCGTGTTGCAGATGATCTATAATGGAAAAAGCACCAGAACGTCTTGGTGCTTTTTTTATGGAATAGTGGACCATCCGGCGAAGAAGCGTTATTCGGGCATTCAAGCAGAAATACGATCTTTCCGGAAAAATCCCATATCAGCCCTTGCCATCCAGCATTCCGGATGCTTTGTATCCCAGAATATTGACCGGGTCTTTTGGTGATGAGTATGGTGGTGCATATGCGAGTTCGAGTTGTGCCAGGTCAGCTACGGTCATTTTTCCTTTCATAGCTGTTGAAATAACGGCAATCCGTTTGTCAACACCGCTTTCGCCGACACACTGTGCACCGTAAATGGTACCGACTTTTGCATCAAAAAGTACCTTCAGCGATATCTTGTCCGCACCCGGGTAATATCCGGCATGTGACAACGCTTCATGGGTTGCCTCTTTAAATGAAATTCCCAGTTGTTTCAAAGCAGTTCTATTCAAACCTGTCGCGGCAACATCCAAATCAAAGACTTTAAAAATAGCTGACCCAAGTGTGCCGTTGTATGGAATATCTTTTCCCTCTAAGTGGTTTGCAATAATAAATGACTGTCGATGAGCTGGCCAGGCAAGTGCCACATTGCGTGGATTACGCGTCAGAAAGTCCTCCGTTTCCACAACATCACCGAGAGCATAAATGTCTGGGTCATTGGTCTGCATAAAATCATTTACCTTCAATGCTCCTGTTTTACCAGTTTCCAGCCCGGCTGCTTTGGCAATGTTTGTATTCGGTTTGACTCCTGTTGCCATAATGGTCATGTCAGCCTGCAATGTTTTGCCGCTTTTTAATTGTAATTTGGTTCCGTTATCTGAAAAAGAATCAAGACTCTCTTCCAGCATAACGTGAACACCTTTTTCCTCCAGATGATTTTCAATCGGTTCGGCGATTTCCTTGTCAACCAGCTTCATGACCTGTTTGGACCGGTCGACAATGGTACAATCGATTCCGATATTGGTCAGGTTTTCAACCATTTCCATCCCGATGAAACCAGCACCAATGATGGCACAGTTTTTAGGCTGATGGTTTTGGATATAATGATAAATTTCATCCATATCCGGAATGGTTCGCAATGTGAATGTTCTGTCAGGATTAATGCCTGTGGAATCAGGCGTGACAGCTGTTGCACCCGGAGCATAAATGAGCGTGTCATACGTTTCTTTATGTGTGCCTGATGCATCATTATAGGATACCGATTTACTCACACGGTCAATGGACGTCACTTCCGCATTGGTTCGAACGTCTGCATTGAATTTGTCCGAAAACTTTTCCGTATCGATAAGAAGCTTCTTCCTTTTTTCTACAACGCCGCCAATATAATAAGGCATACCGCAATTGGAAAAACCGATGTAGCTCCCCTTATCAAACAGGATGATTTCGGCATCCGGATCAACCCGTCTGATTTGTGATGTAACAGTCGAGCCGCCGCCGACACCGCCAACAATGACAATTTTTCGTGACAATAATATCTCCTCCCATAATTATTAATTCCCATTCCGTCATTTTTGTAACCTCGGAAACTTCTGAAACTGTTTACCTAAAAAAAGATGCCTGCGGGAGGCATCTTTTTTACAGAATTCCCATTGAGCCCAAAAATACGATAACGATCGTAATCGGCACAAGCCAGCGCATAATCTGGAACCAAAGCTGGTACATGGATGGTGACAGGTTATTGCTGTATGAAAATTCCTGCTTCATTAATGATTTTTCCATACGGATTCCTATAAATAAGGCAATCAGCAAGCATCCGCCTGGAAGTAAAATATTGCTGACCAGAAAATCACTTGCATCAAAAACAGTCAAATTAAAAATCTTTACGTTTTTCATCGTACTTGATGACAGAGCAGCCGGAATACCAGCGATAAACACAATGATTCCGGCAACCCAGGCCACTTTTGTACGGGAGCGGTTTTTATTAACTGTAAATGCTGATGTGATAATTTCCAGCATACTGAAGGATGATGTCAAAATCGCAAATAGAAAAAGTAATAAAAACAGACTTAAAAATACTTCGCCAAATGGCATTTGCGCAAATGCTTCCGGTAAAACCATGAACAATAGTCCAGGTCCCTCAGTTGGTTCCAATCCAAATGAAAAGACGACCGGGAAGATGGCCAGCCCTGCAAGCAGGGAGACAAAGATGTTCATAAATGATACTGACCCCGCCGCAAATGGCAGACTTACATCCTTTCCGAGGTAAGAGCTGTATGTAACCATTACGGAGAAGCCTACAGCGAGTGAAAAGAATGACTGTCCCAATGCATAGAGCACACTTTCACCGCTTAATTTCGAAAAATCCGGCTGCAGGAAAAATTCCAAGCCGGCAGATGCTCCTTCAAATGTGACTGAACGGATAACGAGTATAATGAAAAAGATAAATAAAAGCGGCATCATGATCTTGCTCGCCTTCTCGATTCCGTTTTTGATCCCGAATGAGATAACAACAATATTGATAATCAGAAACAGTCCAAGTCCTGCGATGGTCACAAGCGGGTTGGAAGTTATGTTTCCAAAAAGCTGTTCATAGTTGGCCCCGTTCTTAATAATGAGTCCCGGGATTGATAATAGGCAGTACAAGAGCACCCATCCGCCGACAACACTGTAAAATGAAAGCAGAACGAACGATCCGAAAACACCCCAGCGTCCGATAATAGACCAGCCGCTTTTCGGCGCCAGTTTCTTGTATGCGGATATTGCCTCACGCTCGGCACCCCGTCCGATGACAAATTCAGCAATTAAAAGCGGGAGACCAATCACTACTGTAAACGCGATAAACAGCAGAAAAAAAGCGCCGCCACCGTTCATGCCGGTCATATAAGGAAACTTCCAAATTGCCCCCAGACCTATTGCAGCACCAGCTGATGATAATATAAAGCCGATTCGTGATGACCATTGATCTTTGTTCGCGTCCATTGTTTGCCTCCCAAAAAATATTATTTTTTAGTATAACATATTTGAGGTATATGCAACGATTGATTTATATCTTGGATCGTAAATCCCATAATTCGGGAAAAAAATAGTGGTCAAGGACATGCTTCAGGTATCCGACACCGGATGAGCCGCCTGTTCCTTTTTTATGTCCGATAATCCGCTCGACTGTCTTCATATGCCGGAAACGCCACTGCTGGAACCAGTCCTCGATATCAACCAGTTTTTCTGCAAGCTCATATAGCTCCCAATGGTCTGAGACGTTTTTGTATACGGAAATCCAGGCTGCTTCAACGGATGCATCTTTTTCGTATGTTTTGGAAAAGTCCCTGTTCAATACGTCATCACTGATGTCAAAACCATGCCGAGCCAGTGCATGAATTGCCACATCATACAGCCCTGGTTTGTGATAGGCATCCTCCAAAATCGAATGGATTTCCGGGTTCTTTTTATAAATTTTCAGGATATGCGGCGTTTTATAGCCAAGCACAAATTCTACCAGACGGTACTGATAGGACTGAAAACCGGAAGCATTGCCCAGCTTGTCGCGAAACTCCATATATTCGGCCGGTGTCATTGTTGATAATACATCCCATGCCTGAATAATCTGCGCCTGTGTTTTGGAAACGCGGGAAAGCATTTTAAACGAAGTACGCAAATCATCTTTTTGGATTGCCTCAATGGCTCCCCGGGTTTCATGGATGATCAGCTTTAGCCACAGTTCACTGACATGATGAATAATAATAAACAGCATTTCATCATGATGATCAGAAAGCCGTTTTTGACTGGATAAAAGCTGATCAAGCTGCAAATAATCGCCGTACGTCATTTTTTTCAGAAAATCCGTATGAATTTCTTTTTCATTTTTAAAGCGTTGGTCAGTCATTGTATTCGCTCCCTTTCAGCGGTTTTACCACGGCACGAACCGGGCTTCCGTCAGCTCCATGAAGTGCAAGCGGCAGTGCAATCAGCTCATACATCCCCGGTTGTATCTGATCAAGCATTAGATTTTCCATTATATAAATCCCATTGTCATGCAGGGCATGATGGGTTGCCAGTTCTTTGCTGTCAGGAGCATCAACTGATGGCATATCAAC encodes the following:
- a CDS encoding Yip1 family protein, producing MTGILLTTILSFILYAVFAGIIIASSKTAKSRTSKIAGLIFIVLFIIGGILNYIILLPITIPNMVIANIVMAAIGTFLLYGMTATKFQKKVRGTYEAAGGFLILLAVIAVPGIFIMGILSLDNTYESIAKKDVEEAKPLDKDTTPIVVSPEFARNKMQKSMSVVPNTQYYDLGKLQVQKINDEVVFVAPVEFTGFWKYFRGKETEGYFTISATNINAQPEFVKSKMKYTSSSYFNDNVQRTIYNAYPTYIQSGDPQIEVDENGKPWYVQTLYQPIGVTNKPDMSDLYAAVVDPVTGEVSKYKTENAPEFINGSVSSEMATAENEYFGKYVHGWLNSLFGKEDVKIPNESGTESSVTPIFDDNGDMYYFTDMASPKENIDSALGYTMINARTGELTYYNGKKNNGIMDSKGAKEIVNKEFPEKNWKGSMPVLYNIDGNPTWVVNVLDPNGLFKKYAYIKAGDADFVVFGDTAKETLEAYRLQLVQDPGNVESSGESNLEKIKGTVNRVLVTSTQKTGQVIQFILKNDQTIYTINAGKEPLALFLQSGDKVTFEALVRENGTGIVETIEIKGLTK
- a CDS encoding C45 family autoproteolytic acyltransferase/hydolase; protein product: MKNIYSDIVQFRGSHYDFGYLQGELLKDSFTIQNRKKQWRIRRPRFTIDQREAKDAITRVSPGVWDELTGIGDALEWDMDAVLQDFGGYRLEYVRSGCSILTGNDYMVRNYDYHPKTYEGRYTFFQPSDQGYAVIGPSQRITGRMDGMNEKGLALGYNFMHRKKPGDGFICNMIGRLVLETCADVGEAVSLLKEIPHRHSFSYILLDRDEETYVVEATPRGVMVRQSNVCTNHFELMQDENRHHLTDSYKRLDAMEKQRHYVTEAYQAFRLLNDTDKGVFSDQYKNWSGTIHTAAYLPKQQKAWFALGGDRDPVIFDFGAWLRGEQVYTKRIIGEVDTELPFVHMDKNVR
- a CDS encoding TerC family protein — its product is MSGFEFSAEAIFALLNIIAIDIVLSGDNAVVIAMATRALPKHQRNKAILIGTGGAVLLRIIFAIIIVYLLQVPLVHLIGGLLLIYIAVNLLVDDEEDTEIKSSGTILKAVGTIIMADAVMSLDNVVAIAGAANGHIGMIAIGVAVSIPIMIFGSKLIVRLMDKHAWIAYIGAGILAWTAGSMIVEDRFVLDWLNLHQGLVTYLCTALITAAVLLTGFFKNRTA
- a CDS encoding CoA-disulfide reductase, whose protein sequence is MSRKIVIVGGVGGGSTVTSQIRRVDPDAEIILFDKGSYIGFSNCGMPYYIGGVVEKRKKLLIDTEKFSDKFNADVRTNAEVTSIDRVSKSVSYNDASGTHKETYDTLIYAPGATAVTPDSTGINPDRTFTLRTIPDMDEIYHYIQNHQPKNCAIIGAGFIGMEMVENLTNIGIDCTIVDRSKQVMKLVDKEIAEPIENHLEEKGVHVMLEESLDSFSDNGTKLQLKSGKTLQADMTIMATGVKPNTNIAKAAGLETGKTGALKVNDFMQTNDPDIYALGDVVETEDFLTRNPRNVALAWPAHRQSFIIANHLEGKDIPYNGTLGSAIFKVFDLDVAATGLNRTALKQLGISFKEATHEALSHAGYYPGADKISLKVLFDAKVGTIYGAQCVGESGVDKRIAVISTAMKGKMTVADLAQLELAYAPPYSSPKDPVNILGYKASGMLDGKG
- a CDS encoding sodium-dependent transporter; protein product: MDANKDQWSSRIGFILSSAGAAIGLGAIWKFPYMTGMNGGGAFFLLFIAFTVVIGLPLLIAEFVIGRGAEREAISAYKKLAPKSGWSIIGRWGVFGSFVLLSFYSVVGGWVLLYCLLSIPGLIIKNGANYEQLFGNITSNPLVTIAGLGLFLIINIVVISFGIKNGIEKASKIMMPLLFIFFIILVIRSVTFEGASAGLEFFLQPDFSKLSGESVLYALGQSFFSLAVGFSVMVTYSSYLGKDVSLPFAAGSVSFMNIFVSLLAGLAIFPVVFSFGLEPTEGPGLLFMVLPEAFAQMPFGEVFLSLFLLLFLFAILTSSFSMLEIITSAFTVNKNRSRTKVAWVAGIIVFIAGIPAALSSSTMKNVKIFNLTVFDASDFLVSNILLPGGCLLIALFIGIRMEKSLMKQEFSYSNNLSPSMYQLWFQIMRWLVPITIVIVFLGSMGIL
- the kynA gene encoding tryptophan 2,3-dioxygenase, with protein sequence MTDQRFKNEKEIHTDFLKKMTYGDYLQLDQLLSSQKRLSDHHDEMLFIIIHHVSELWLKLIIHETRGAIEAIQKDDLRTSFKMLSRVSKTQAQIIQAWDVLSTMTPAEYMEFRDKLGNASGFQSYQYRLVEFVLGYKTPHILKIYKKNPEIHSILEDAYHKPGLYDVAIHALARHGFDISDDVLNRDFSKTYEKDASVEAAWISVYKNVSDHWELYELAEKLVDIEDWFQQWRFRHMKTVERIIGHKKGTGGSSGVGYLKHVLDHYFFPELWDLRSKI